From Mytilus galloprovincialis chromosome 9, xbMytGall1.hap1.1, whole genome shotgun sequence, the proteins below share one genomic window:
- the LOC143046648 gene encoding voltage-dependent calcium channel gamma-5 subunit-like, translating into MHCSKFMLACVAFSLGAVSLASIALAISTDYWLMLSEEVTTESMLSISEITEMKEMNYSMPETYEIASKIGLWRFCIIYAEGKACTPLDYTSSLKKKDKNDKQETTTAIAEAQRAATPVFLTGFFLVICSTLFNIVGNIRGNVLTLLAAVFYINAGLCIAVGMVLYITFINDETSHAKKSEDLAFSYEYSWSTYLVALCFFASQTAAVVCISIFIKRFPSSEDKLRIIPGLERKFSVPTDQTNPTIIL; encoded by the exons ATGCATTGCTCAAAGTTTATGCTGGCTTGTGTAGCATTTAGTTTAGGAGCTGTATCATTAGCTAGCATTGCACTGGCCATTTCTACGGAttattggttaatgttaagtgAAGAAGTTACTACTGAAAGTATGCTTAGCATATCCGAGATAACCGAGATGAAGGAAATGAACTATAGTATGCCGGAAACGTATGAGATCGCCTCAAAAATTGGTCTTTGGCGTTTTTGTATCATATATGCTGAGG GCAAGGCTTGTACACCTCTAGATTATACAAGTAgtttaaagaaaaaagataaaaacgaTAAACAAGAAACAACCACAGCAATCGCAG agGCACAAAGGGCAGCAACTCCAGTGTTTCTAACGGGCTTCTTTCTTGTAATTTGCTCAACTTTATTCAACATTGTCGGAAATATACGAGGAAATGTACTAACATTGTTGGCAGCTGTCTTTTATATAAACGCAG GTCTGTGTATTGCAGTCGGAATGgtattatatataacttttataaacGATGAAACTAGTCACGCTAAGAAAAGCGAGGATTTAGCATTTAGCTACGAATACAGCTGGTCCACCTATCTTGTTGCTTTGTGCTTTTTTGCCTCTCAAACTGCTGCTGTAGTGtgcatttcaatatttattaaacGCTTTCCCTCCAGTGAGGATAAACTAAGGATTATCCCTGGATTAGAGAGAAAGTTTTCAGTGCCTACGGATCAAACTAATCCGACTATCATTCTATAG
- the LOC143044467 gene encoding trypsin-1-like translates to MKQLVFLFGTLAFAQGISIGTFLNCGNTTACGTQFYPPHTAPTGASSRIVGGREANPHSWPWMVLLRYRTSTLSCGGTLIRTCTDELVVITAAQCVEGSLAADWQIDVGVHSRSANELNQKAYQVSEIHVHENYSASYLLSDIALLRLSTPIEENADVTPICVTSLPIEDFYGKNCVVTGWGTTMESGSLADRLKEVYKPILPNSECLTNIGGAFNPDHMTCAGYLEGGKGACQGDQGGPLACFNSQGKYDLIGIVSWGFGCAREGFPAVYANVHKYLDWIATHASS, encoded by the exons ATGAAGCAACTAGTATTCTTATTTGGAACTCTTGCATTTGCACAGG GTATATCTATCGGTACTTTTTTGAACTGTGGAAATACAACGGCATGTGGAACTCAGTTTTACCCACCTCATACAGCCCCGACGGGTGCATCATCACGTATTGTAGGCGGGAGGGAAGCCAATCCTCATAGTTGGCCTTGGAtg GTTTTGCTACGGTATCGAACAAGTACGCTATCATGCGGTGGTACACTAATAAGAACATGTACTGATGAACTTGTGGTAATCACCGCAGCCCAATGTGTTGAGgg ATCATTGGCTGCAGACTGGCAAATAGATGTTGGTGTCCATTCAAGATCAGCCAATGAACTTAACCAGAAAGCGTACCAAGTCAGTGAGATACATGTTCATGAGAATTACAGTGCTTCATACCTCCTAAGCGATATTGCTCTTTTGCGTTTATCAACACCTATCGAAGAAAATGCAGATGTGACTCCAATATGTGTGACGTCATTACCAATTGAAGATTTCTATGGTAAAAACTGCGTAGTAACAGGATGGGGAACAACGATGGAAA GTGGCTCTCTTGCTGATAGACTGAAAGAAGTGTACAAACCAATTCTACCCAACTCAGAATGTCTAACAAACATAGGTGGCGCTTTCAATCCAGACCATATGACTTGTGCTGGATACTTGGAAGGAGGCAAAGGCGCATGTCAG GGTGACCAAGGTGGACCTCTTGCTTGTTTTAATAGCCAAGGAAAATACGACTTAATAG GAATAGTGAGCTGGGGATTTGGCTGTGCAAGAGAAGGCTTCCCAGCGGTGTATGCAAATGTTCATAAGTATCTAGATTGGATTGCAACCCATGCGTCTTCATGA
- the LOC143044468 gene encoding meiotic recombination protein DMC1/LIM15 homolog: MQQEDQVVEEELVVNEDDEEESLFQDIDLLQNHGINVADIKKLKQVGICTIKGIQMTTKKRLCAVKGISEAKMEKIKEAANKLCDPGFLTALEYSDKRKAVFRITTGSIELDKLCGGGLESMAITEAFGEFRTGKTQLSHTMCVTAQLPGANGYTGGKVVLIDTENTFRPDRLRTIADRFNLDQSAVLDNVIYARAYTSEHQHELLDFVAAKFYEEPGVFKLLIVDSIMALFRVDFSGRGELADRQQKLAQMLSRLQKISEEYNVAVFITNQMTSDPGAALSFQVDPKKPIGGNILAHASTTRISLRKGRGENRVAKIYDSPDLPENEATFAITAGGIADAKE; the protein is encoded by the exons ATGCAGCAGGAAGACCAGGTTGTTGAAGAAGAATTAGTTGTGAATGAAGATGATGAAGAG GAATCACTATTCCAGGACATAGATCTTCTGCAGAATCATGGAATT aATGTAGCtgacataaagaaactgaagcaAGTTGGAATATGTACCATAAAG GGAATCCAAATGACCACAAAGAAAAGACTTTGTGCTGTAAAAGGAATTTCTGAagcaaaaatggaaaaaatcaaaGAAGCTGCAAATAAGCTCTGT GATCCAGGTTTTTTGACAGCTTTAGAGTATTCAGATAAAAGAAAAGCTGTCTTCAGAATAACGACGGGAAGCATAGAATTAGA TAAACTTTGTGGAGGAGGATTGGAAAGCATGGCAATAACTGAAGCTTTTGGTGAATTCAGAACGGGGAAAACACAGCTGTCTCATACAATGTGTG TAACAGCACAGCTTCCTGGAGCCAATGGATATACAGGTGGCAAAGTGGTTCTTATTGATACTGAGAATACCTT TCGTCCTGACAGACTGAGAACCATTGCAGACAGATTTAATCTGGACCAGAGCGCTGTATTAGATAATGTTATTTATGCCAGAGCTTATACAA GTGAACACCAGCATGAGTTATTGGATTTTGTAGCTGCTAAATTTTATGAAGAACCAGGAGTATTTAAACTTTTG ATAGTAGATTCCATTATGGCTTTGTTCCGAGTTGACTTTAGTGGCAGAGGTGAACTAGCAGACAGACAACAGAAGCTAGCACAAATGTTATCAAGACTTCAGAAAATCTCAGAAG agtATAATGTGGCAGTGTTTATAACCAATCAGATGACTTCTGACCCAGGAGCAGCATTATC ttttcaagttgatccaaaGAAACCTATTGGTGGAAATATTTTAGCTCATGCTTCAACAACTAGAATAAGTTTACGTAAAGGAAGAGGAGAAAATAGGGTTGCTAAAATATATGACag TCCTGATTTACCAGAAAATGAAGCCACCTTTGCCATTACTGCTGGAGGAATTGCTGATGCAAAGGAATAA